The following coding sequences lie in one Rutidosis leptorrhynchoides isolate AG116_Rl617_1_P2 chromosome 4, CSIRO_AGI_Rlap_v1, whole genome shotgun sequence genomic window:
- the LOC139840804 gene encoding transcription initiation factor TFIID subunit 15b-like, with protein sequence MPGYGHEGDGSAPPPVGGGYAGTGGGYGSSGGGGYGSSGGGGGGGGYGSRGGAREGGSGGGYGGGGGYQGGGDQGRIGGGGGREGDWPCPNPDQGSQPQSQGGYGGRPKSQGGSGGALAEAPAKVKKCHETCDKSCDNARIYISNLPPDVTVDELRALFGGLGQIGRIKQERSYNDTWPYDITIYTDEHGKNKGDAVLVFENPYIAHAAGGFYNNHELRGHIISVEMAEKSPPRPPPPAQGGGRIGGYGGGGGRRDNYRDPQDRIYYSGNWPRPY encoded by the exons ATGCCTGGATACGGTCATGAAGGAGATGGATCTGCTCCACCGCCCGTCGGCGGTGGATACGCCGGAACTGGCGGTGGATACGGTAGCAGCGGTGGTGGTGGATACGGTAGCagtggtggtggtggcggcggcGGCGGTTACGGTAGTCGTGGTGGTGCTAGAGAAGGAGGCAGTGGCGGTGGATACGGGG GTGGAGGTGGATATCAAGGTGGTGGAGATCAAGGGCGCATTGGCGGAGGTGGTGGTAGAGAAGGAGACTGGCCGTGCCCTAATCCAGa TCAAGGTAGTCAACCACAGAGTCAAGGTGGTTATGGTGGTCGACCAAAGAGTCAAGGTGGTTCTGGTGGTGCTCTTGCTGAAGCACCTGCAAAGGTTAAGAAGTGTCATGAAACTTGTGATAAATCCTGTGACAATGCACGTATCTACATTTCGAATTTGCCTCCAGATGTGACTGTTGATGAATTGAGAGCGCTATTTGGAGGCCTTGGACAG ATTGGAAGAATTAAGCAGGAGCGAAGCTATAATGACACGTGGCCTTATGACATTACGATTTACACCGATGAACACGGAAAAAACAAAGGAGATGCTGTGTTGGTCTTTGAGAATCCTTATATTGCACATGCTGCTGGCGGATTTTACAACA ATCATGAGCTGAGAGGTCACATAATTAGCGTTGAAATGGCTGAGAAATCTCCTCCAAGGCCTCCTCCTCCTGCGCAAGG TGGTGGAAGAATTGGTGGCTACGGTGGTGGTGGTGGACGCAGAGACAACTACAGAGATCCTCAAGATAGGATTTATTACAGCGGAAACTGGCCTCGTCCGTATTGA